In a genomic window of Syngnathus typhle isolate RoL2023-S1 ecotype Sweden linkage group LG4, RoL_Styp_1.0, whole genome shotgun sequence:
- the LOC133152732 gene encoding E3 ubiquitin-protein ligase RNF128-like, which produces MGKKTQGALLLLLCLSGLVQCSATMVFWTAVVEVNYFISPNKTVEKDCECGMFGRNSPLAEAAGVVVLPTGDPKGCGPDPAYNASAFPWIALIKRGNCTFSEKINGAKRQGASAVVVYNVDGSGNSSTQMTHFEALEIVSIMTGNIIGAEIAGLVRNGTEVRMIIHTGSPHGPWMENYWIYFMSIAFFIVTAASVAYFLFISANRLYNMRAHRRAEKKLKSAAKKAIGCLKVRTLKGDDQETTSDSHMCAVCIESYKAGEVVTVLTCDHIFHKACIEPWLLEKRTCPMCKCDILKALGVEEEEKESMSRAPLQEVTVITVAGGEAMYEVPLTDPLNSDHERQQHHYDNRAFEEEGARGQ; this is translated from the coding sequence ATGGGTAAGAAGACGCAAGGCGCCTTGTTGCTTCTGCTGTGTTTGTCAGGACTCGTTCAATGCTCAGCCACCATGGTTTTCTGGACTGCTGTGGTGGAAGTCAACTATTTCATCAGCCCCAACAAGACTGTGGAGAAAGACTGCGAGTGCGGAATGTTCGGCCGAAATTCGCCGCTCGCTGAAGCCGCGGGTGTTGTCGTTCTCCCCACGGGAGATCCCAAAGGCTGCGGCCCAGATCCTGCATACAACGCCAGCGCCTTCCCCTGGATAGCGCTGATCAAACGGGGAAACTGTACGTTCAGCGAGAAGATCAACGGAGCCAAACGTCAAGGAGCATCCGCCGTGGTGGTGTACAATGTGGACGGCAGCGGCAACAGCTCCACTCAAATGACGCACTTTGAGGCTCTGGAAATTGTCTCCATCATGACCGGCAACATTATAGGCGCGGAGATCGCTGGCTTGGTGAGGAACGGAACAGAAGTGCGCATGATCATCCACACGGGCAGCCCTCACGGCCCCTGGATGGAAAACTACTGGATTTACTTCATGTCCATCGCCTTCTTCATTGTGACAGCCGCCTCGGTGGCATACTTCTTGTTCATCTCGGCGAACCGCCTCTACAACATGCGCGCCCACAGGCGAGCTGAGAAGAAGCTGAAGTCCGCGGCTAAGAAGGCCATCGGCTGCCTCAAAGTGCGCACGCTGAAGGGAGACGACCAGGAGACGACGAGCGACTCGCACATGTGCGCCGTGTGCATCGAGTCGTACAAGGCGGGCGAGGTGGTGACCGTGCTCACGTGCGATCACATTTTCCACAAAGCCTGCATCGAACCGTGGCTGCTGGAGAAAAGGACCTGCCCCATGTGCAAATGTGACATCCTCAAGGCTCTCGGagttgaggaggaggagaaggagagcaTGTCCCGAGCTCCGCTACAAGAGGTCACCGTCATCACAGTGGCAGGCGGGGAGGCCATGTATGAAGTCCCACTAACCGACCCACTGAACTCTGACCATGAGAGACAACAGCATCACTATGACAACAGGGCCTTTGAGGAGGAGGGTGCCAGAGGACAGTGA